The following proteins are encoded in a genomic region of Amycolatopsis sulphurea:
- a CDS encoding ATP-dependent helicase: MMDPVATDVLDLFSPATRTWFAGAFAAPTAAQEGAWRAAHAGQHSLVVAPTGSGKTLSAFLWALDRLSVEPAPANPRERCRILYVSPLKALAVDVQRNLRAPLAGISQAARRLGLPVPEIEVGMRTGDTTAAERRSFGKTPPDVLVTTPESLFLMLTSSARESLTGVETVIVDEVHAVAGGKRGAHLALSLERLDALLPRPAQRIGLSATVRPVDEVSAFLAGGRPVTVVQPKLAKTIEVRVEVPVEDMANLDGPAPSPMERLDDLTSLSQLPAEDEDGAQDDAAEARRPSIWPAVEERVLELIRAHRSTIVFGNSRRLTERLTARLNELAAGETGPGPGEGFPAEAVGQSGVTTGAAPVIARAHHGSMSREQRTHVEEELKSGRLPCVVATSSLELGIDMGAVDLVVQIEAPPTVASGLQRVGRAGHQVGAVSSGVMFPKFRGDLVSCAVVAERMAAGAIEAVRYPRNPLDVLAQHVVAMVALEPWTVPELAALVRRAAPFSSLPDDALHAVLDMLAGRYPSEEFGELRARITWDRVGGELHGRPGSQRLAVTSGGTIPDRGLFTVMTPGEEGRPGSRVGEFDEEMVYESRVGDTILLGTSSWRITDITHDRVLVVPAPGQPARMPFWKGDAAGRPLELGRALGAFVRELSTSDTAGARERAAAAGLDQRACDNLLAYLEEQKSATRHVPNDRVILLERYRDELGDWRIVLHSPFGAQVNAPWALAIAARLRENRGVDAQVAHSDDGIVLRLPDALDAEGGEVTIGADDVLLDPEEVEQLIVAEVGGSAVFAARFRECAARSLLLPRRDPRRRTPLWQQRQRASQLLSVAAKYERFPVVLEAMREVLQDVYDVGGLRELMADVRARKVRLVEVETPAASPFARSLLFGYVGMFLYETDAPLAERRAAALSLDSALLAELLGTEAIRELLDPEAVAEVERSLQRLDPDRHARSAEETADLLRFLGDLSVAEAAERGIRPEWLAELASARRAIRVRIGGEERYLAIEDAGRVRDALGVALPVGVPEAFTEPVADPLGDLLGRYARTRGPFPAAAAAGRFGLGTAVVTGVLDRLTGEGRLVRGELSPVGHPDTHGVGVEFCDAAVLRRLRRASLARLRAEVEPVEPAALGRFLPAWHGIGARVRSAPTADDVLSVVEQLAGAPLPASAVESLILPSRLPGYSPALLDELTTAGEVTWAGCGALSGGDGWLALAPSDVADLLLPEVEENPPDSPLHEAILAALEGGALFFRQLVDRASPLVETPPDDGAVVAALWDLVWAGLVTGDTLAPLRAQVAGGGAHKPRRAAPRGRYARMRAGRPAMPSRTGPPTVAGRWALTPLRETDPTRRAHARTESFLERHGVLTRGALDTERVTGGFSGIYKVLRGMEDAGQVVRGYVVEGLGAAQFAAKGAVDRLRASSGASPSGPSPMDRGHQSAVVLAAADPAQPYGAALQWPAATGDTKHRPARKAGALAVLVDGVPALYVERGGRSLLSFTEERAPLQAAAAALSTAVREGWLGQLAVQRADGEHALTSELAGVLQEAGFRATPKGLRLRA, encoded by the coding sequence ATGATGGATCCCGTGGCAACCGACGTCCTCGACCTCTTCTCCCCGGCGACCCGCACCTGGTTCGCCGGAGCCTTCGCCGCCCCGACGGCCGCGCAGGAAGGGGCCTGGCGGGCAGCACACGCCGGGCAGCATTCCCTGGTCGTGGCTCCCACCGGGTCCGGCAAGACGCTGTCCGCGTTCCTCTGGGCACTGGACCGGCTGTCGGTGGAACCGGCTCCGGCGAACCCGCGCGAGCGGTGCCGGATCCTCTATGTCTCCCCGCTGAAAGCACTGGCGGTCGACGTGCAGCGCAACCTGCGCGCGCCGCTGGCCGGCATCTCCCAGGCCGCGCGGCGGCTCGGCCTGCCGGTGCCGGAGATCGAGGTCGGCATGCGCACCGGCGACACCACGGCGGCCGAGCGCCGGTCGTTCGGGAAGACCCCGCCCGACGTGCTGGTCACCACGCCGGAGTCGCTGTTTCTCATGCTCACCTCGTCGGCGCGGGAATCGTTGACGGGCGTCGAGACCGTCATCGTCGACGAGGTGCACGCGGTCGCGGGCGGCAAACGCGGCGCGCATCTGGCGTTGTCGCTGGAGCGGCTCGACGCGCTGCTGCCCCGGCCGGCCCAGCGCATCGGGTTGTCGGCGACCGTGCGCCCGGTCGACGAGGTGAGCGCGTTCCTCGCCGGCGGGCGACCGGTCACGGTGGTGCAGCCGAAGCTCGCCAAGACGATCGAGGTGCGGGTGGAGGTGCCGGTCGAGGACATGGCCAACCTCGACGGTCCGGCCCCGTCGCCGATGGAGCGGCTCGACGACCTCACCTCGCTGTCCCAGCTCCCCGCCGAAGACGAGGACGGCGCGCAGGACGACGCTGCCGAGGCGCGTCGGCCGTCGATCTGGCCCGCGGTCGAGGAACGGGTGCTGGAGCTGATCCGCGCCCATCGCTCCACCATCGTGTTCGGCAACTCGCGGCGGCTCACCGAACGGCTCACCGCGCGGCTCAACGAGCTGGCCGCCGGAGAGACCGGGCCGGGCCCGGGCGAGGGGTTCCCGGCCGAAGCCGTCGGGCAGTCCGGCGTCACGACGGGTGCGGCGCCGGTGATCGCCCGGGCGCACCACGGGTCGATGTCGCGCGAGCAGCGCACCCATGTCGAGGAGGAGCTGAAGTCCGGGCGGCTGCCGTGCGTGGTGGCCACGTCGTCGCTCGAACTCGGCATCGACATGGGCGCGGTCGATCTGGTGGTGCAGATCGAGGCCCCGCCCACCGTCGCTTCCGGCTTGCAGCGCGTGGGGCGGGCCGGGCACCAGGTCGGCGCGGTGTCCTCCGGCGTGATGTTCCCGAAGTTCCGCGGGGATCTCGTGTCGTGCGCGGTGGTCGCGGAGCGGATGGCGGCCGGGGCGATCGAGGCGGTGCGCTATCCCCGCAACCCGCTCGACGTGCTGGCCCAGCACGTCGTAGCGATGGTGGCGCTCGAACCGTGGACCGTGCCGGAGCTGGCGGCGCTCGTCCGGCGGGCCGCGCCGTTCAGCTCGCTGCCGGACGACGCGCTGCACGCCGTGCTCGACATGCTCGCCGGCCGCTATCCGAGCGAGGAGTTCGGGGAGCTGCGGGCCCGGATCACCTGGGACCGGGTCGGCGGCGAACTGCACGGACGGCCGGGTTCGCAGCGGCTGGCCGTCACCTCCGGCGGCACCATTCCCGATCGCGGGCTGTTCACCGTGATGACGCCGGGAGAGGAGGGCAGGCCAGGGTCGCGCGTCGGCGAGTTCGACGAGGAGATGGTGTACGAATCGCGAGTCGGCGACACCATCCTGCTCGGCACCTCGTCCTGGCGGATCACCGACATCACCCATGACCGGGTCCTCGTCGTGCCCGCCCCCGGCCAGCCCGCGCGGATGCCGTTCTGGAAGGGCGACGCCGCCGGACGGCCGCTGGAGCTGGGGCGGGCGCTCGGCGCGTTCGTCCGCGAACTGTCCACTTCGGACACAGCGGGAGCACGTGAGCGGGCTGCCGCGGCCGGGCTGGACCAGCGGGCATGCGACAACCTGCTGGCGTACCTGGAAGAGCAGAAGTCCGCGACCCGGCACGTGCCGAACGACCGCGTCATCCTGCTGGAGCGCTACCGCGACGAGCTGGGCGACTGGCGGATCGTGCTGCACTCGCCGTTCGGCGCGCAGGTGAACGCACCGTGGGCGCTCGCGATCGCCGCGCGGCTGCGGGAGAACCGCGGGGTCGACGCGCAGGTGGCGCATTCCGACGACGGCATCGTGCTGCGGCTGCCCGATGCGCTGGACGCCGAGGGTGGCGAAGTCACCATCGGCGCCGACGACGTGCTGCTCGATCCCGAGGAAGTCGAGCAGCTGATCGTCGCGGAAGTCGGCGGCTCGGCAGTGTTCGCGGCGCGATTCCGGGAGTGCGCGGCCCGGTCGCTGCTGCTTCCGCGGCGTGATCCCCGTCGGCGCACACCGTTGTGGCAGCAGCGGCAACGGGCGTCGCAGCTGTTGTCGGTCGCCGCGAAGTACGAGCGGTTCCCCGTCGTACTGGAGGCCATGCGCGAGGTCCTGCAGGACGTCTACGACGTGGGCGGTCTGCGGGAGCTGATGGCCGACGTCCGGGCGCGCAAAGTCCGGCTGGTCGAAGTGGAGACGCCGGCCGCGTCGCCGTTCGCGCGGAGCCTGCTGTTCGGCTACGTCGGGATGTTCCTTTACGAGACCGATGCCCCGCTCGCCGAGCGGCGGGCCGCGGCGCTGTCGCTGGATTCCGCGCTGCTGGCCGAATTGCTGGGCACCGAGGCGATCCGGGAGCTGCTCGATCCCGAGGCGGTCGCCGAGGTCGAACGGTCGCTGCAGCGGCTCGATCCGGACCGCCACGCCCGTTCCGCCGAGGAGACGGCCGACCTGCTGCGGTTCCTCGGCGACCTGTCCGTCGCGGAGGCGGCGGAACGCGGGATCCGGCCGGAATGGCTGGCGGAACTAGCATCGGCGCGGCGCGCGATCCGGGTGCGCATCGGCGGCGAGGAGCGGTATCTGGCCATCGAGGATGCCGGGCGGGTGCGGGATGCGCTGGGCGTCGCGCTCCCGGTCGGTGTGCCCGAAGCGTTCACCGAACCGGTCGCCGATCCGCTCGGTGACCTGCTCGGCCGTTATGCGCGGACCCGCGGCCCGTTCCCCGCGGCGGCCGCCGCCGGCCGGTTCGGGCTGGGTACCGCGGTGGTCACCGGCGTGCTGGACCGGCTGACCGGCGAAGGCAGGCTGGTGCGCGGTGAGCTGAGCCCGGTCGGCCATCCGGACACCCACGGCGTCGGAGTCGAGTTCTGCGACGCGGCCGTGCTCCGGCGGCTGCGGCGGGCGTCGCTCGCGCGGCTGCGTGCCGAGGTCGAACCGGTGGAACCCGCGGCGCTGGGCCGGTTTTTGCCCGCCTGGCACGGCATCGGCGCACGAGTCCGGTCCGCGCCGACCGCCGATGACGTGCTGTCCGTGGTCGAGCAGCTGGCCGGTGCGCCGTTGCCGGCCAGTGCCGTGGAGTCGCTGATCCTGCCGAGCCGGTTGCCGGGCTACTCGCCGGCGCTGCTCGACGAACTCACCACGGCGGGCGAGGTCACCTGGGCCGGCTGCGGGGCGCTCTCCGGCGGCGACGGCTGGCTGGCACTGGCCCCGTCCGACGTGGCCGATCTGCTGCTGCCCGAGGTGGAGGAGAATCCGCCGGACAGTCCGCTGCACGAGGCGATCCTCGCGGCGCTGGAAGGTGGGGCGCTGTTCTTCCGGCAGCTCGTGGACCGCGCCTCGCCGCTGGTGGAAACCCCGCCGGACGATGGCGCCGTGGTGGCAGCGCTGTGGGATCTGGTGTGGGCCGGGCTGGTCACCGGCGACACGCTCGCGCCGCTACGAGCCCAGGTCGCCGGCGGTGGCGCGCACAAACCCCGCCGGGCCGCGCCCCGTGGCCGGTACGCGCGGATGCGGGCGGGACGCCCGGCCATGCCGTCCCGCACCGGCCCGCCGACCGTCGCCGGGCGGTGGGCGCTCACCCCGCTCAGGGAGACCGACCCGACCCGGCGTGCCCATGCGCGGACCGAGTCCTTCCTGGAACGCCATGGCGTCCTGACCCGTGGCGCCCTCGACACCGAGCGGGTCACCGGGGGTTTCTCCGGTATCTACAAGGTGCTGCGCGGGATGGAGGACGCCGGGCAGGTGGTGCGCGGGTACGTGGTCGAAGGGCTCGGTGCGGCGCAGTTCGCCGCCAAGGGCGCCGTCGACCGGTTACGCGCATCGTCCGGAGCCTCGCCGTCCGGACCGTCGCCGATGGACCGGGGTCACCAAAGCGCGGTGGTCCTCGCGGCTGCGGATCCGGCGCAGCCCTACGGCGCCGCGCTGCAGTGGCCGGCCGCGACCGGCGACACGAAACACCGACCGGCCCGCAAAGCCGGCGCCTTGGCCGTACTGGTCGACGGAGTACCTGCCCTGTACGTCGAGCGAGGTGGCCGTTCCCTGCTGAGCTTCACCGAGGAACGGGCGCCCTTGCAGGCGGCCGCGGCCGCGCTGTCCACCGCGGTGCGCGAAGGCTGGCTGGGCCAGCTGGCGGTCCAACGCGCCGACGGCGAGCACGCCCTGACCTCGGAGCTGGCCGGAGTCTTGCAGGAAGCCGGTTTCCGGGCCACCCCGAAGGGGCTCCGTCTGCGTGCCTGA
- the def gene encoding peptide deformylase, whose translation MAMRELRYFGDPVLKSVCEPVTSFDGKTAALVKDLLDSVQPEGRAGLAAPQIGVGLRVFSYDVGKATGYVINPEVVHVSEETREIGEGCLSVPELWFPTVRPDYVVVRGVDLRNEPIQVEGTEVLAQCLMHETDHLDGKLYLDRLTPERKKQALREARGKDWFWNR comes from the coding sequence ATGGCTATGCGCGAGCTGCGCTACTTCGGTGACCCGGTGCTGAAGTCCGTCTGCGAGCCGGTGACCTCTTTCGACGGCAAGACCGCGGCGCTGGTGAAGGATCTGCTGGACAGCGTGCAGCCGGAGGGGCGCGCGGGGCTCGCGGCGCCGCAGATCGGGGTCGGGCTGCGGGTGTTCAGCTACGACGTCGGCAAGGCGACGGGGTACGTCATCAACCCCGAGGTCGTGCACGTTTCCGAGGAGACGCGGGAGATCGGCGAGGGCTGCCTGTCCGTTCCCGAGCTGTGGTTTCCCACGGTGCGGCCGGACTACGTGGTGGTGCGCGGGGTCGATCTGCGCAACGAGCCGATCCAGGTCGAGGGCACCGAGGTGCTCGCCCAGTGCCTGATGCACGAGACCGATCACCTCGACGGCAAGCTCTACCTCGACCGGCTTACCCCGGAACGGAAGAAGCAGGCCCTGCGCGAAGCACGCGGCAAGGACTGGTTCTGGAACCGGTGA
- a CDS encoding GNAT family N-acetyltransferase, protein MPVWRLRVRMDDRPGTLARIAVRLADLECNVLGLTVFPVPGGVLDEIVLRPADGLPKHVLAAAIREEGCTCSGIVEADVHELRDPPTAMLLAAKQAVDAPPQLIEAVRQVLAADLVTLLPAAEANPDRTEGGNRAVFPLDTTKVLVARRRWAPFVELELTRVATLIDLLTAARDNLSGAVVLDRRDGAAVVLRPGTLRDTEAVAELHRRCSSTTLFSRYHTGIRTVPRNWLHKLLLPPGGVSVLAVCGRDVLGLGRLIPQPDRTAEISLLVEDSWQRQGIGTALLARMTVLAAARSITGLTAHRLPGDDAMIRTALRAGLHAAPAPDDPETVRLEIPSPR, encoded by the coding sequence ATGCCGGTGTGGCGGCTCCGGGTGCGGATGGACGACCGGCCCGGCACGCTCGCGCGCATCGCCGTCCGGCTGGCTGATCTGGAGTGCAACGTCCTTGGGCTCACCGTGTTCCCGGTTCCCGGCGGGGTGCTCGACGAGATCGTGCTACGCCCGGCGGACGGCCTGCCGAAGCACGTGCTTGCCGCCGCTATCCGGGAGGAGGGCTGCACCTGTTCAGGAATCGTCGAAGCGGACGTGCACGAACTACGGGATCCACCAACCGCCATGCTTCTCGCTGCGAAGCAAGCAGTAGACGCGCCTCCGCAGCTCATCGAAGCGGTGCGTCAAGTACTGGCGGCCGACCTCGTCACCCTCCTCCCGGCCGCCGAGGCGAACCCCGATCGCACCGAAGGCGGGAACCGGGCCGTTTTCCCGCTCGACACAACGAAAGTGCTGGTCGCCCGCCGCCGCTGGGCGCCGTTCGTCGAGCTCGAACTGACCCGCGTGGCCACGCTGATCGATCTCCTCACCGCAGCGCGCGACAACCTGTCGGGCGCTGTCGTGCTCGATCGCCGTGACGGCGCCGCGGTCGTCCTGCGCCCCGGCACGCTCCGGGACACCGAAGCCGTGGCCGAGCTGCACCGGCGATGTTCGAGCACGACGTTGTTCAGCCGCTACCACACCGGAATCCGCACCGTGCCGCGAAACTGGCTGCACAAACTGCTCCTGCCGCCGGGCGGCGTGAGCGTGCTCGCGGTCTGTGGCCGGGACGTCCTCGGGCTTGGCCGGCTCATCCCGCAGCCGGACCGGACCGCGGAGATCTCGCTCCTGGTCGAGGATTCCTGGCAACGTCAGGGAATCGGCACCGCACTACTGGCGAGGATGACCGTACTGGCGGCGGCACGGTCGATCACCGGGCTCACCGCGCACCGCCTCCCCGGCGACGACGCGATGATCCGCACCGCGCTCCGGGCCGGACTGCACGCCGCCCCGGCACCGGACGACCCGGAAACGGTACGGCTGGAGATCCCGTCGCCGCGGTGA